TTTGTCTGCTTGGACTTGATCAGTTTGGCTCGGATAGAAGCTTCTACTATATGTGAGTTCCTCAGGTCTCCCACCCTGAACATCAGGCACAGCTTCCCATCTCTCACggaaatcactgcctggttggaGAACATAAGGGTTTCGGCCCGTTTCTTTGGCTGGGAGATCTTGACAAACATGCAGCCTACCATGAAAGCATTGACGATGGAGCCCAGGATGGCCTGGACCAACAAGAGGACAATGCCCTCCGGACACTTGTCTGTAATGACTCTGTAGCCATAGCCAATCGTTGTCTCCGTCTCAATGGAGAACAGAAAAGCAGATACAAATCCGTTCAACTTGTCCACACAGGGCGTCCAGCTGGAATCCTCAATGTGGTCCAGATCTCCCCGGATGTAGGCGATAAGCCACCAAATAAACCCAAAGAAAATCCAAGTAATGGTGTAGACCATTGTAAATACCAGCAAGTTAAACCTCCACTTGAGGTCCACCAAGGTGGTAAATATGTCCGTGAAGTACCTGTACGTTTCGCGCACGTTGCCGTGGTGGACGTTGCATTTACCGTCTTTTTCCACGTATCTTTGTCTTCTCCTTTTCGGTGGTTCTGCCATAACCACAGTCCGATTGGTAACCACCACCGGGCCGCCCTGGACATGTTTGGGAATCTTGTTAATTCTGTTCTCAACGTCCTGATTCATAAATTTGCAGGAATTCATGTTGACTTCGGAGTGCATGGTGCCTGCTTAGTCCTGACCTGCAAATAGAGAAGAACCTTAGACTGTGGTAACTGGTCAAGATCTAGTTTATATGAATCTCAAGAGACATACATACATTGTATTCCTAAAGCATAGCCTGGCTTAGACTGAGACTCAAAGTCCTAGATCATGAtttcattccaacttgcagcgcagcagtaaagtgtgcctgagtctgagctttcagaaggagccagcgctacacattagaactgctttcagctaacctattgtttctcctactcccatgtaactggaggagtcccaagccggacttggatttcttactattgagtgctattctgatacctactgggagctgctatcttgctcccttcccattgttctgctgattggctgctgggggtggggggggggatatcactccaacttgcagcgcagcagtaaagtgtgcctgagtctgagctttcagaaggagccagcgctacacattagaactgctttcagctaacctattgtttctcctactcccatgtaactggaggagtcccaagccggacttggatttcttactattgagaaaACTAAAAGCCATATAAAACCCGCTGTAAGGTGAGCTTTTCCTGAACAAAGATCAGGCCGGTTATTAGCCCAGCTCACAGCCGATATTGTTTGCCCCATTCCCTTGGAACTGGAACTCGAGCTGAAGTTTATTAATACCTCTGTAATTGGTGCCTTCTTTGTGTTGCTGATTGATTGGTGCATTATGGGAGAATTAGGCACGAGCTGTCTGGCTGGATATAGGCACCCGCATTAAACAATCACCGTTGCGAATAGTTGGCTGCGGGGAGCGGGCGGCCGTGTGTGCCAGGATTCTTTAAACCCATTAGATCCTGACGTGTTTGTACATGTTCATTGTCTGTAATATATTATCCTGCAGGGTAACGAGTGTCAGCAGAGTGCAGAGCCTACTGGGAATTAAAGGGCCATTGTTGacttatgcttagtacaggggcaaACCTatacctcagtgactgctaatatccttatcatttacagtagggggtacattatcccttataatacatgagtgatactcagggttccctgtataactcagcctgcagccttgtgcctttatatgggcacagaacccctcagtgactgctaatatccttatcatttacagtagggggtacattatcccttataatacatgagtgatactcagagttccctgtataactcagcctgcagccttgtgcctttatatggggggcacagaacccctcagtgactgctaatatccttatcgtttacagtagggggtacattatcccttataatacatgagtgatactcagagttccctgtataactcagcctgcagccttgtgcctttatatggggggcacagaacccctcagtgactgctaatatccttatcgtttacagtagggggtacattatcccttataatacatgagtgatactcagagttccctgtataactcagcctgcagccttgtgcctttatatggtcacagaacccctcagtgactgctaatatccttatcgtttacagtagggggtacattatcccttataatacatgagtgatactcagagttccctgtataactcagcctgcagccttgtgcctttatatgggcacagaacccctcagtgactgctaatatccttatcatttacagtagggggtacattatcccttataatacatgagtgatactcagagttccctgtataactcagcctgcagccttgtgcctttatatgggcacagaacccctcagtgactgctaatatccttatcatttacagtagggggtacattatcccttataatacatgagtgatactcagagttccctgtataactcagcctgcagccttgtgcctttatatgggcacagaacccctcagtgactgctaatatccttatcatttacagtagggggtacattatcccttataatacatgagtgatactcagagctctCTGACCTGAATAGCTTGGTATTGGGTACATTACAGATACAATCACTTCTGTCTGACAAATCACTTGAAGCGTCTCCTATTTCATCACTTAATGAGAGTTGCTATTGGTCCAGCCGTGCCGCTCCTGTATCAGCTGGCGCTACCAGATGTTTTTTCGAGCAGTCAGTTCCAATTAGTGGCAGCGAGTGAGCAGCGGCGCCTCCATTCCCAACGTATAGGAATCCCCCACCCAGGACCCAGGAGCAGAGCTGTTACAAATGAATGCAGCCGACAGCCTCTCCCGAGTGCGAGGGGGAACCCCGTAGCCGAGACACAATCCATTAGGATCAAACGCCGCCTCCCTGACAGCACGAGCACCGAGACAGGGAACTTTCTGTCAGTTACAGGGGTATCATATGGCTTGATGGGCCGACTCACTACTGACTGGGGCAACCATAAAAGCTGGAtaaaaggagaaatggcacaggttacatagcagataacagataagctctgtagactacaatggtattttatctgttatctgctatgtgcctgtgccatttctccttttaTCCAGCTTTTAtggttgcccccggggctacacagcggggtatttatataaactatagtagggtttctgtagcaaacaccccagctgtaccagtgcaggaatggctgcccccggggctacacagcgggatatttatataaactatagtagggtttctgtagcaaacaccccagctgtaccagtgcaggaatggctgcccccggggctacacagcagggtatttatataaactatagtagggtttctgtagcaaacacccccagctgtaccagtgcaggaatggctgcccccggggctacacagcggggtatttatataaactatagtagggtttctgtagcaaacaccccagctgtaccagtgcaggaatggctgcccccggggctacacagcggggtatttatataaactatagtagggtttctgtagcaaacaccccagctgtagcagtgcaggaatggctgcccccggggctacacagcagggtatttatataaactatagtagggtttctgtagcaaacaccccagctgtaccagtgcaggaatggctgcccccggggctacacagcggggtatttatataaactatagtagggtttctgtagcaaacaccccagctgtaccagtgcaggaatggctgcccccggggctacacagcggggtatttatataaactatagtagggtttctgtagcaaacaccccagctgtagcagtgcaggaatggctgcccccggggctacacagcagggtatttatataaactatagtagggtttctgtagcaaacaccccagctgtaccagtgcaggaatggctgcccccggggctacacagcggggtatttatataaactatagtagggtttctgtagcaaacaccccagctgtaccagtgcaggaatggctgcccccggggctacacagcggggtatttatataaactatagtagggtttctgtagcaaacaccccagctgtaccagtgcaggaatggctgcccccggggctacacagcggggtatttatataaactatagtagggtttctgtagcaaacaccccagctgtaccagtgcaggaacggctgcccccggggctacacagcggggtatttatataaactatagtagggtttctgtagcaaacaccccagctgtaccagtgcaggaacggctgccccggggctacacagcggggtatttatataaactatagtagggtttctgtagcaaacaccccagctgtaccagtgcaggaatggctgcccccggggctacacagcggggtatttatataaactatagtagggtttctgtagcaaacaccccagctgtaccagtgcaggaatggctgcccccggggctacacagcggggtatttatataaactatagtagggtttctgtagcaaacaccccagctgtaccagtgcaggaatggctacccccggggctacacagcggggtatttatataaactatagtagggtttctgtagcaaacaccccagctgtaccagtgcaggaatggctgcccccggggctacacagcggggtatttatataaactatagtagggtttctgtagcaaacaccccagctgtaccagtgcaggaatggctgcccccggggctacacagcggggtatttatataaactatagtagggcttctgtagcaaacaccccagctgtaccagtacaggaatggctgcccccggggctacacagcggggtatttatataaactatagtagggtttctgtagcaaacaccccagctgtaccagtgcaggaatggctgcccccggggctacacagcggggtatttatataaactatagtagggtttctgtagcaaacaccccattGTATTCAAATTACAttggtacatttttattttggtgttactgttcctttaaagcactgCAAGCTGTAATGGCATAAACACAAACTTCACAGATCTTCTAAAGGGGATACAAATCCCATATTCCACTCAAAAACCCATCGGTACCACTGAAAATCCACCAATATAAATCgtgttagttgccctttaaaaatatCCGCAGCTTTTGTTTTTACAAATGTAGATAAAATGTACAAATCGCTATGTATGTTATTGGCCGCGTCGGTTTCCCTCGCCCCttatgtacgtatgtatatatatactcagTGGGACGGCAGGGTTCTGATGCCTCTGtacaacctgcccccccccccccccccggtccctctctgctctctacaCATGAATTATTCAACATGGAGGCATCGGCGCAGGGATTTTATCACTGattaatgatttattttctttttgaatgTAAAGTGCTTAAACAGAGGGAAGGTTTGTATATCTCTGGTTCAACCCATTGGCCGTGGGTGGAAGGGAgtgcccccctctgccccccaatCCATTCCATTGGCTTATGTAGGGCCCCACTCAGTATTATCCATACTCCACTGGCCAAGGATCcgtaatgtataatgtataagcACATATTGTATGTATTAACGTACATGCACTTAATAACAATGTAACTTCATATAattggccacctcacccctttaatgttAGACCCATATGCTAATGGAGCTAATTAAATTAAGACACTGTAGTCAATTAATTCTCTCTCTATATTACAATGACTCCCCGAAATCCCttcccaccaaaaaaaaaaatcacaagtggGAAATATATGGTGTTACGTGTGCCCCTGTCCTTATAGTTAGACTCACCAATGGTTATTAGcccattctgccactaggtggagcttTAAGCAAATCAAACATCAGAGTGAGAGCTTCCTGCTAGAATCCTCAGAAAACAGCATTGCTGCAAAGACTTCAGCAGACCTTTTGGCTTTCCCTTCTAGATAAGCAACCATATACTTTAGGGGAAagagcactgtatttatctgttatgtgttttggggcattatacatggaattggcatatATATATCTGCTGTTTGTTCTGGGGCTATTATACAAGAAAtgaacactatatttatactaCTATATGTTCTGGGGTATGGAGGCTACTGTCTATGGTGTCAATTTGGGgccctgtctatgggggcactatctatggggggtactgtctatgggggggcactttctatgggggggccCTATGTATGGGGgccctgtctatggggggtactgtctttggggccctgtctatggggggtactgtctatggggcactttATATGGGTGGTACTGTCTTTgggacactttctatggggggtactgtctttgggacactttctatggggggtactgtctaggggggcactgtgtaagggggtactgtttatgggggcactgtgtatgggggtactgtctgtgggggcactatgtatggggatactgtgtattggggggcaaaactggtacatagttttaACTcacttctctctatatttgtattttatacgtaggagttgccatattgttttccttaggtagtacagtatgagggtatagcacatttgtgtctgatcccgccatttctactatataaaaggagtattttttgtaaatgggggtgtggtaattggggcgtggccacaaaagtgggcatggtcaaaaaatttcgCCGCGTTgcgtgcgccaaatctttttgtccctcttttcatttttcaaatgttggcaggtatgggaattggcactgtatttatcatgccatatgttctggggtattatctATAGAATAACTCTGTATTTATAGAATAACTCTAAGGGTGTATGAAATTGGCACAGTATTTACCTTGTTATGTGTCCTGGACATTATATACAGAATTGGCCCTGGGATATTATGGAGATATTGGTGCAGTAAATGTCTTTAATTAGccccaaaacaaacaaataacCCCCCTGCAATGCCGATAGATGACATGAACTATATCTGTGACTTGTGGCCCTAAATCCAAAATGATAGCAAATCCCACGTTCCCCTGTGCTGCATTGCTCAATATCACACATTGATTTCAGCCACAGataataactttttatatttgatgAAACTGTCTCTTTAATAATTCCCCCCGCTGGGGCAGAACGGGAATGAGATGTTGCTATGAGGAGGAGATGGGATGTTGATATATTCTCTCCATAGTTCATTTACTTCTCACTCTCATTTCCACTTGGGCAGGAAACCTTCATCCATCTCTCCCTCTGCGTCGCACGTGCGGCCTCAGCTTTCCTATAAATCACCTGTAATTCTGTGTGGGGAATAAAATCCAAATGTACTCATTCCCCCGGCCCCCAACAGCTTGTCATTTCCAATGCTGGGCCCCtgttacagaatgctctgttatacagatagctagaatctcagccataaagcagggcaggactgctgcttacaatgggggatcagataggttctgtgccactgtgacagaatgctctgttatacagatagctagaatctcagccataaagcagggcaggactgctgcttacaatggggggggggggggggggggataggatctgtgccccttttacagaatgctctgttatacagatagctagaatctcagccataaagcagggcaggactgctgcttacaatggggggatcagataggatctgtgccactgtgacagaatgctctgttatacagatagctagaatctcagccataaagcagggcaggactgctgcttacaatgggggaatcagataggatctgtgccactgtgacagaatgctctgttatacagatagctagaatctcagccataaagcagggcaggactgctgcttacaatgggggggatcagataggatctgtgccactgtgacagaatgctctgttatacagatagttagaatctcagccataaagcagggcaggactgctgcttacaatgggggatcagataggatctgtgccactgtgacagaatgctctgttatacagatagctagaatctcagccataaagcagggcaggactgctgcttacaatgggggggatcagataggatctgtgccactgtgacagaatgctctgttatacagatagctagaatctcagccataaagcagggcaggactgctgcttacaatgggggggatcagataggatctgtgccactgtgacagaatgctctgttatacagatagctagaatctcagccataaagcagggcaggactgctgcttacaatgggggggatcagataggatctgtgccactgtgacagaatgctctgttatacagatagctagaatctcagccataaagcagggcaggactgctgcttacaatgggggggatcagataggatctgtgccactgtgacagaatgctctgttatacagatagctagaatctcagccataaagcagggcaggactgctgcttacaatggggggatcagataggatctgtgccactgtgacagaatgctctgttatacagatagctagaatctcagccataaagcagggcaggactgctgcttacaatgggggggatcagataggatctgtgccactgtgacagaatgctctgttatacagatagctagaatctcagccataaagcatggcaGGACTGCTGCTGAAATTTTGTTAAACCCATTTTTCGTATAAAGTGGAGCCAGGGCAATTGCTGCAGCTCTCAGCTTTCCCCCAAGTCAGCGCTGCCCTTTTAGACCTAAATAATTGCAAGCCTTTATGCGCAAACCAATCTCCTGATTAACCTCTGCAGTGCCAGCAGCAAGCTTGCACGTAATGATAGAGGGAACGCTGCACGCTGGGGCTAATAACTATAACAATAGCTGCCATGTCGGGGGCATAATGGCTCTTTGGTACAACACTCACATAAAGTTTGCATTAAACTGAATAACAGATGTAATATTTATTAATGCTAATGTATGGTCGCCATGGCTACCAGCCCCGGCAACAGTCACATGAATATTTAAGGTGTcaccaaaataaataataatatgaaagTGCATTCCCCTCACTTACTTTGTCTTTAGAGTAACTACTATCTATCAATATttttttgtctgtctgtctatctattcatctatcaaTATTTGTATCATctacctatccatctatctatctatatatctatctatctatctttctatcatctacctatccatctatctatctatatatctatctatctatctatctttctatcatctacctatccatctatctatctatatatctatctatctatctttctatcatctacctatccatctatctatctatctatctatctatctatctatcatctatctatcatatatctatctatctatctatctatctatctttctatcatctatctatctatctatcatctttctataatctatctatcatctatctatctatctatctatctatcatctatctatcatctatctatctatctatctttctatcatctatctatcatctatctatttttctatcatctatctatctatctatctatctttctataatctatctatcatctatctatctatctatctttctatcatctatctatctatcatctatctatcatctatctttctatctatctatctatctatctttctatcatctatctatctatcatctatctatctatcatctatctttctatctatctatctatctatctatcatctatctatctatctatctatctattatctatctatctatcatctatctatcatctatctatctatatctatctatctatcatctacctatccatctatctatctatctatctatctatcatctatctatctttctatctatctttctatcatctatctttctatcatctatctatctatctatctatcatctatctatctatcatctatctatctatctatctatcatctatctatctatctatctatctatcatctatctatctatctatctttctttctatcatctatctatctatcatctatctatctatcatctatctatctatctatctatctatctttctatcatctatttatctatcatctatctatctatcatctatctttctatctatctatctatctatctatctatcatctatctattatctatctatcatctatctatcatctatctatcatctatctatctatatctatctatctatcatctacctatccatctatctatctatctatcatctatctatctttctatcatctatctttctatcatctatctatctatctatctatctatctatctatctatctatctatctatcatctatctatcatctatctatctatctatctatctatctatctatctatctatctatcatctatctatctatctatctatctatctatctatcatctatcatctatctatctatctatctatctatctctatctgtgATAGTTCCAGTAAGTTCCCAGTACCTATGAATGTACCCAGTCCTTACAGTATATTAGATGTTGTTTTCTATCTACAAATTTAGAGTTCCCATTGAAGACATTGACACGGGTGCCGGCCGTCTGTTACACTGGGGATCATGTCAGCCTTATATTTAATATTGAGGGATTTCACACACTTTAATGACAGACTGACTGGGAATCCAGATGGACCTGCCACGGACACTCCCCCGACCTACAGATTCGGGTCCATGCTGTTCAGAGTGGGTCAGAGTGGGTCAGATTGGGTCAGAGTGGGTCAGAGTGGGTCAGAGTGGGTCAGAGTGGGTCAGAGTGGGTCAGAGTGGGTCAGAGTGGGTCAGAGTGGATCAGTGTTTGGAGCTAATCACAGGCATATGCAATAAAAGAACAAACAGTTCATCCCCGACAAACTGCTTATTggctaaaaacttgaaaaaaaaaatcaaaaaattcaagtttga
The sequence above is a segment of the Xenopus tropicalis strain Nigerian chromosome 7, UCB_Xtro_10.0, whole genome shotgun sequence genome. Coding sequences within it:
- the kcnj9 gene encoding potassium inwardly rectifying channel subfamily J member 9 produces the protein MNQDVENRINKIPKHVQGGPVVVTNRTVVMAEPPKRRRQRYVEKDGKCNVHHGNVRETYRYFTDIFTTLVDLKWRFNLLVFTMVYTITWIFFGFIWWLIAYIRGDLDHIEDSSWTPCVDKLNGFVSAFLFSIETETTIGYGYRVITDKCPEGIVLLLVQAILGSIVNAFMVGCMFVKISQPKKRAETLMFSNQAVISVRDGKLCLMFRVGDLRNSHIVEASIRAKLIKSKQTKEGEFIPLNQTDINVGFDTGDDRLFLVSPLIICHEFNEQSPFWEISKDQLEKEEFEIVVILEGMVEATGMTCQARSSYVENEVLWGHRFMPVLTLEEGFYEVDYDTFHNTYETPTPSCSAKELAEQNAKGENVLISTGGKNKPHLENQGPEITEQKVEPLVANGDISKTKLEVPE
- the kcnj9 gene encoding potassium inwardly rectifying channel subfamily J member 9 isoform X1, coding for MHSEVNMNSCKFMNQDVENRINKIPKHVQGGPVVVTNRTVVMAEPPKRRRQRYVEKDGKCNVHHGNVRETYRYFTDIFTTLVDLKWRFNLLVFTMVYTITWIFFGFIWWLIAYIRGDLDHIEDSSWTPCVDKLNGFVSAFLFSIETETTIGYGYRVITDKCPEGIVLLLVQAILGSIVNAFMVGCMFVKISQPKKRAETLMFSNQAVISVRDGKLCLMFRVGDLRNSHIVEASIRAKLIKSKQTKEGEFIPLNQTDINVGFDTGDDRLFLVSPLIICHEFNEQSPFWEISKDQLEKEEFEIVVILEGMVEATGMTCQARSSYVENEVLWGHRFMPVLTLEEGFYEVDYDTFHNTYETPTPSCSAKELAEQNAKGENVLISTGGKNKPHLENQGPEITEQKVEPLVANGDISKTKLEVPE